A portion of the Adhaeribacter radiodurans genome contains these proteins:
- a CDS encoding B12-binding domain-containing radical SAM protein produces the protein MKVKFILPALTEAKSPYWRPIKYSLFPPLGLATLAAYLSPDDEAVLEDEHVEELKLNDTPDLVVIQVYITNAYRAYQIADHYRSRGTYVALGGLHVTSLPDEAAPHADSIFLGPGEETFPQFLQDLRRKHPQKRYFSPVRTLTGIPPVRRDLIKRNYYLVPNSIVVTRGCPHHCDFCYKDAFFQSGKGFYVQQVDAALAEIDRLPGRHLYFLDDHLLGNQKFAAALFAGMRGMNRVFQGASTVDAILRGNLIEQAADAGLRSVFIGFETLSPKNLRISNKKQNLNRDYHAAIQRLHDLGIMINGSFVFGLDNDEPDVFAQTVNWAVQEGITTATFHILTPYPGTKLFQDMNAAKRILTHNWDLYDTRHVVYQTTKISAEALKQGYNWAYDNFYSWPNILKGSLTHDSLKHQLKHFAYAGGWKKFESLWNFVIKSRNLNAMLPLLESILSKVNRKEKLQPEPILPASLPELPVLTAFSE, from the coding sequence GTGAAAGTAAAATTTATCTTACCCGCTCTTACCGAAGCCAAAAGCCCTTACTGGCGACCTATTAAATATTCCCTCTTTCCGCCGCTTGGATTGGCTACCCTGGCTGCTTACCTCTCGCCAGACGATGAGGCAGTGTTAGAAGACGAACACGTAGAAGAATTAAAACTGAATGATACGCCTGATTTGGTGGTGATTCAAGTTTATATTACTAATGCGTACCGGGCCTATCAAATTGCCGATCACTACCGGAGCCGAGGAACGTACGTTGCCTTGGGAGGATTACACGTAACATCTTTACCCGACGAAGCTGCCCCACATGCTGATAGTATATTTTTAGGCCCCGGCGAAGAAACCTTTCCGCAGTTTTTACAAGATTTACGCCGAAAGCACCCCCAAAAGCGTTATTTTTCTCCCGTCCGGACATTAACTGGCATTCCGCCGGTGCGCCGCGATTTAATAAAGCGAAATTACTATCTCGTTCCTAATTCTATTGTGGTAACCCGCGGTTGCCCACACCACTGCGATTTCTGTTACAAAGATGCTTTTTTTCAGAGCGGTAAAGGATTTTACGTGCAACAGGTAGATGCGGCACTCGCCGAGATTGATCGCTTGCCGGGGCGCCACCTTTATTTTCTCGACGATCATCTATTGGGCAACCAGAAATTTGCCGCTGCATTATTTGCCGGTATGCGGGGCATGAATCGGGTTTTTCAAGGAGCATCTACCGTAGATGCCATTTTGCGGGGCAACTTAATTGAACAGGCCGCCGATGCCGGGCTCCGCAGCGTGTTTATTGGGTTCGAAACGCTAAGTCCTAAAAATTTAAGAATCAGCAATAAAAAGCAAAACCTAAACCGCGATTACCACGCGGCCATTCAGCGGCTGCACGACTTAGGCATTATGATTAACGGCAGCTTTGTTTTTGGGCTCGACAACGACGAACCAGACGTTTTTGCGCAAACAGTAAACTGGGCGGTGCAGGAGGGTATTACCACCGCTACTTTTCACATTCTCACGCCATACCCTGGCACCAAGCTTTTTCAGGATATGAATGCCGCTAAACGTATTCTTACCCATAACTGGGATTTGTACGACACCCGCCACGTGGTATACCAAACCACTAAAATTTCTGCCGAAGCCCTAAAACAAGGCTACAACTGGGCTTATGATAATTTCTACTCCTGGCCTAATATTCTGAAAGGCAGCCTAACGCACGATTCTCTCAAACACCAATTAAAACATTTTGCCTATGCCGGAGGCTGGAAAAAATTTGAATCGCTCTGGAATTTTGTAATTAAATCGCGTAATCTTAATGCGATGCTGCCTCTGCTGGAAAGTATTTTATCTAAAGTAAACCGAAAGGAAAAGCTTCAACCAGAACCCATCTTACCTGCTTCTTTACCCGAACTACCGGTTCTTACTGCCTTTAGCGAATAG
- a CDS encoding DinB family protein: MVSELITIYERDINRLKIEIESFQTEENLWKITGQVKNTAGNLGLHLVGNLKTYIGKNLGGYDYTRDREAEFNLKNVPKEQLLQQIDETKQVVVLALQQLEKTQLEEIYLEETLGYPMTTGFFLIHLAAHLSYHLGQINYLRRILE; encoded by the coding sequence ATGGTTTCGGAATTAATAACTATTTACGAACGGGATATAAACCGATTAAAAATTGAAATTGAATCTTTTCAGACGGAAGAAAACCTCTGGAAAATAACGGGCCAGGTAAAGAACACCGCCGGTAATTTAGGCCTGCACCTGGTAGGAAACCTGAAAACCTATATTGGTAAGAACCTGGGAGGCTATGATTACACCCGTGACCGGGAGGCAGAATTTAATTTAAAAAATGTGCCGAAAGAACAACTACTGCAACAAATCGATGAAACAAAACAAGTAGTTGTTTTAGCGTTGCAGCAATTAGAAAAAACGCAACTCGAAGAAATTTACCTAGAAGAAACCTTAGGTTACCCCATGACTACTGGTTTTTTCCTGATTCATTTAGCCGCTCATCTTTCTTACCACTTAGGCCAGATAAATTATCTCCGCCGGATATTAGAATAA
- a CDS encoding glycoside hydrolase family 5 protein — MQNELPNGRRDFIKKTGMLTAGLGLVGSSAFANLEVNAKKKNKLPKWKGFNLLDFFSPDPTRTRQSTPEEYFKWMSDWGFDFVRLPMAYPYYLNFDRSRNITPDEVYKIDERQVDKIDSLVQMAHKYKMHVSLNLHRAPGYCVNAGFNEPYNLWTDQQALDAFCFHWKMWANRYKNVSNKKISFDLLNEPSMREDMNDQHSKRSAVPGEAYRKLAKAASEAIRGENKKHLVIADGNNTGTTVIPEITDLDIGQSCRGYNPGIISHYKAPWANKDPENLPEPKWPGQVGDKYLSRALLEEFYKPWIDLVNSGVGVHCGECGSWNKTPHDVFLAWFGDVLGILSENGIGFAVWEFSGDFGVLNSGRTDVAYEDWYGQKLDRKMLNLLSKV, encoded by the coding sequence ATGCAAAACGAATTACCAAATGGCCGTCGCGATTTTATAAAAAAAACCGGCATGCTTACGGCTGGTCTGGGCTTGGTTGGCAGCAGCGCTTTTGCCAACTTAGAGGTAAACGCCAAAAAAAAGAACAAACTTCCGAAGTGGAAAGGATTTAACCTGCTCGATTTCTTTTCGCCGGATCCCACTCGCACCCGTCAGTCAACCCCCGAAGAATACTTTAAGTGGATGTCGGATTGGGGCTTTGATTTTGTGCGTTTGCCAATGGCGTATCCGTATTATCTAAATTTTGACCGTAGCCGTAATATTACTCCCGATGAGGTTTATAAGATAGACGAAAGGCAAGTAGATAAAATTGATAGCCTGGTGCAGATGGCGCATAAATACAAAATGCACGTAAGTTTAAACCTACACCGCGCTCCGGGTTACTGCGTGAATGCCGGATTTAACGAGCCTTACAATTTATGGACCGATCAGCAAGCCTTAGATGCATTTTGTTTTCACTGGAAAATGTGGGCCAACCGATACAAAAATGTGTCTAATAAAAAAATAAGCTTCGATTTGCTTAACGAACCCAGCATGCGCGAAGACATGAACGACCAACATTCGAAACGCAGCGCGGTACCCGGCGAAGCTTACCGGAAGTTAGCCAAAGCTGCTTCTGAAGCCATTCGGGGAGAAAATAAAAAGCACCTGGTTATAGCCGATGGTAACAATACCGGTACCACCGTTATCCCCGAAATTACTGATTTGGACATTGGGCAGAGTTGCCGGGGTTATAATCCGGGTATTATTTCGCACTACAAAGCCCCTTGGGCAAACAAAGATCCCGAAAATTTACCGGAACCAAAATGGCCCGGCCAGGTGGGCGATAAATATTTAAGCCGGGCTTTGTTAGAAGAATTTTATAAGCCTTGGATTGATTTAGTAAATAGCGGCGTTGGCGTACATTGCGGCGAATGCGGTTCCTGGAACAAAACGCCGCACGACGTGTTCCTGGCCTGGTTCGGCGATGTATTAGGTATTTTGTCGGAAAATGGAATTGGCTTTGCTGTTTGGGAGTTTAGCGGTGATTTTGGCGTGTTAAATTCCGGCCGGACCGATGTAGCTTACGAAGATTGGTACGGCCAAAAACTCGACCGCAAAATGCTGAACTTATTAAGTAAAGTGTAG
- a CDS encoding carboxymuconolactone decarboxylase family protein codes for METRINIQAAQPQAYKAMLGLESYLQTTQLNNKHKELIKIRASQMNGCAFCLDMHTKDARKLGETEQRIYLLNAWKETDLFTDEEKAILALTEEVTLIHQKGVTEETYKTAEKLFSPEYLAQLIMAIVTINAWNRIAISTRLPILK; via the coding sequence ATGGAAACCAGAATTAACATTCAGGCTGCTCAACCCCAAGCCTATAAAGCGATGCTTGGGTTAGAAAGCTATTTGCAAACAACCCAGTTAAACAATAAACATAAAGAATTAATAAAAATTAGAGCTTCGCAGATGAACGGCTGCGCTTTTTGCCTGGATATGCACACCAAAGACGCCCGGAAACTAGGCGAAACCGAACAACGGATTTATTTACTAAATGCCTGGAAAGAAACCGACCTGTTTACCGACGAAGAAAAAGCTATTCTCGCCCTAACTGAAGAAGTAACTTTAATTCACCAGAAAGGCGTAACCGAAGAAACGTACAAAACCGCCGAGAAACTATTTAGCCCCGAATACCTAGCTCAACTTATAATGGCTATTGTAACTATAAACGCCTGGAATAGAATTGCTATCAGCACCCGATTACCTATTCTTAAATAA
- a CDS encoding Crp/Fnr family transcriptional regulator, with product MSEQLIKHFARFVEIKEANIPGILSFFQPISLLKKENLLREGSICTSHYFVVKGCLRLFFVNEKGVEQTIQFALENWWLTDYMAFQNQQVSNFYIQAVEKTEVLAISLSAQEQLFLQFPPLEKYFRLIYQRAYAASQLRIKYLYHFSREELYEQFITAYPEFIQRIPQYLLASFLGFTPEYLSELRKKKRS from the coding sequence ATGTCAGAGCAGTTAATTAAGCACTTTGCCCGGTTTGTAGAAATTAAGGAAGCTAATATTCCCGGTATCTTATCTTTTTTTCAGCCTATTAGCTTACTTAAAAAAGAAAATTTACTTCGGGAAGGTAGTATTTGTACTTCCCATTATTTTGTAGTGAAAGGTTGTTTGCGCCTGTTTTTTGTAAATGAAAAGGGAGTAGAACAAACCATTCAGTTTGCGCTTGAAAACTGGTGGTTAACCGATTATATGGCTTTTCAGAATCAACAAGTTTCTAACTTTTACATCCAGGCCGTAGAAAAAACCGAAGTATTGGCTATTAGCTTGTCGGCACAAGAGCAATTATTTCTGCAATTTCCACCATTAGAAAAGTATTTTCGCCTGATTTACCAGCGAGCGTATGCCGCCAGTCAGTTAAGAATAAAATATTTATACCACTTTTCTCGCGAAGAGCTATACGAGCAGTTCATTACTGCCTATCCTGAATTTATTCAGCGCATTCCGCAATATTTATTAGCCTCTTTCCTGGGTTTTACCCCCGAATACTTAAGTGAGCTCCGCAAGAAAAAACGTTCTTAA
- a CDS encoding TolC family protein codes for MFKTLTFILAFLLLFSSAKLAAQQTPRVWSLDSCINQAISQNILVKQSELNLQSSRVVNAQTKAAFLPTSQFNGSHSYNTGRSIDPFTNQPTTDQIQSNNFGLSADLTLFNGGQLQYRLQQSKLGLKASQYELEQTRQTVALNVTLAYLQVLFSQELLIISENQLKNTNLQVERSKHLVDAGALATSTLADLEVQATQDELQEVTAATNLKTARLALLQLLNLPATTDFTIQPLATEVPATNPYNKSSDELIAIAEKIQPGIIGADLRVRSAHQGVRAARASLLPVLGMSGYMGSNYSSAVPTSRFVADGTGTTTREVPSQTDFVLINGTRTPIIQTQTNPNGNVESFHYFDQLKFNMRKSIGFYLSFPILNSWQNRTRLSNALIAEKTAEYAAENVRLQLRQSIELAHSNLEAAQARFQTSTRQVTASKIAYDAAQKRFESGSVHYVDLNLAKTNYDKALSNQVQAKYDYLFRQRLLDFYLQESTAK; via the coding sequence ATGTTTAAAACATTAACTTTTATCCTGGCTTTTTTATTGCTCTTTTCTTCCGCTAAATTGGCTGCTCAGCAAACTCCCCGCGTATGGTCATTGGATTCTTGTATTAATCAGGCCATTTCGCAAAATATTCTGGTAAAGCAAAGCGAGTTGAATTTGCAGTCTAGCCGGGTAGTTAATGCGCAAACCAAAGCAGCTTTTTTACCTACCAGCCAGTTCAATGGCTCTCACTCGTACAACACGGGCCGGTCCATCGATCCGTTTACAAACCAACCCACCACTGATCAAATTCAATCGAATAACTTTGGCTTATCTGCCGACCTTACTTTGTTTAATGGCGGCCAGTTACAATATCGCTTGCAGCAAAGCAAGTTAGGTTTAAAAGCCAGTCAATATGAGTTAGAACAAACCCGCCAGACAGTGGCCTTAAATGTGACTCTGGCCTATTTACAGGTACTGTTTAGCCAGGAGCTTTTAATTATTTCCGAAAACCAGTTAAAAAATACTAATTTACAGGTAGAGCGCTCCAAACATTTAGTAGATGCCGGTGCATTGGCTACTTCTACTCTTGCTGATTTAGAAGTACAGGCCACCCAGGATGAATTGCAAGAGGTAACCGCTGCTACTAATTTAAAAACCGCCCGTTTAGCTTTATTGCAGTTGTTAAATTTACCCGCTACCACTGATTTTACTATTCAGCCTCTGGCCACCGAAGTACCCGCTACTAACCCGTACAATAAATCTTCGGATGAGTTAATTGCTATTGCTGAAAAAATACAGCCGGGCATTATAGGTGCTGATTTACGGGTGAGAAGTGCTCACCAAGGAGTGCGAGCAGCACGCGCCAGCTTACTGCCTGTTTTAGGAATGAGCGGTTACATGGGCAGCAATTACTCCAGCGCCGTGCCTACCTCGCGGTTTGTGGCCGATGGTACGGGAACTACAACCCGGGAGGTTCCTTCGCAAACCGATTTTGTATTAATCAATGGCACGCGCACCCCCATTATTCAAACGCAAACTAATCCTAACGGTAACGTAGAAAGTTTTCATTATTTCGACCAGTTAAAATTTAACATGCGCAAAAGCATTGGTTTTTACCTGAGTTTCCCGATTTTAAATAGCTGGCAGAACCGAACTCGTTTGAGCAACGCGCTTATTGCTGAAAAAACGGCCGAATACGCCGCCGAAAACGTAAGGCTACAATTACGTCAGAGCATAGAATTGGCCCATAGTAACCTCGAAGCTGCCCAAGCCCGGTTCCAAACCTCCACCCGCCAGGTTACTGCTTCTAAAATAGCTTACGATGCGGCTCAAAAGCGTTTTGAAAGTGGCAGCGTACACTACGTAGATTTAAACCTGGCCAAAACCAACTACGACAAAGCGCTCAGTAACCAGGTGCAAGCCAAGTATGATTATTTGTTCCGGCAGCGGCTGTTAGATTTTTATTTGCAGGAATCTACGGCTAAATAA
- a CDS encoding ABC transporter permease: protein MLRNYLKIAWRNMRRHRVFTFINLFGLVVGLTCCLLIALYIRQELSYDTYHKNADRIYRVTRNFSDPDGNVSLHLANVAPPFGPLLKNDFPDIEQVARTLQTNTLLALDKEHSFNEREVFFAEPSFFKIFSVPVQQGSPEKALQEPYSIMLTEKMAQKYFPEKNPIGQVLRMNNQFNVKVTGVYESFPANSHMHPDFLVSFNTLEDSTIYGKQNLLTNWGNNSFNTYLLLPKEYPIENMQAQFPAFIDRHMTEESDGQVKPSSWTKLFLQKLTDIHLRSHLDSELEPNGNITNVYLFSAVALFILLIACINFMNLSTARSSLRAKEIGLRKVMGATQPNLIRQFLSESLLFAFLAVIIALVLTRLTLPFLNRFLDKELSFTFGNGWLMIVIMFGLALLVGLFAGSYPALFLSSFQPVKVLKGTLTVGRNSVSLRKTLVVLQFAISVVLLVSTAIVYKQLSYCRNITLGFDKEHIVTINYTSELNERYSAFRNEVLSNGVVTQVGRSIGVPSDRLLNSMGTLRIQKEDSLAPSPVSFQYLGIDDQFIDTYRIKLIAGRNFDPRTYPTDDSMAFILNEAGMKMLGFTHPQDALGRNVEYGNRKGKLVGVLQDFHFESMHEKIKPLVFIMSQGDGYNDLSFKIKGNQLPEGLAHIEKTWQQFLPHRPFEYTFLDEKFGRLYETEQRLGTLFTLFSGIAILIACLGLFGLASFAIEQRTKEIGIRKVLGASVAGIVSLLSKDFLKLVLVANILAWPIAWYGMHKWLQDFAYRTPITWWTFALAMVLAVIIALITVSFHALKAAGSNPIKALRSE from the coding sequence ATGCTCCGGAATTATTTAAAAATTGCCTGGCGCAATATGCGACGGCACCGTGTATTTACTTTTATTAACTTGTTTGGTCTGGTAGTAGGGCTTACCTGTTGTTTGCTCATTGCCTTGTATATCCGGCAGGAACTAAGCTACGATACTTACCATAAAAATGCCGACCGTATTTATCGCGTTACCCGCAATTTTTCCGATCCGGATGGTAACGTAAGTTTGCATTTAGCCAATGTGGCGCCGCCTTTCGGCCCTTTGCTCAAAAATGATTTTCCGGATATCGAACAAGTAGCGCGTACCCTGCAAACCAATACTCTGCTGGCTCTGGATAAAGAACACTCGTTTAACGAGCGGGAAGTTTTCTTCGCGGAGCCATCTTTTTTTAAAATTTTCTCTGTCCCGGTTCAGCAGGGCAGCCCGGAGAAAGCTTTGCAGGAGCCGTATTCTATTATGCTCACCGAGAAAATGGCTCAAAAGTACTTTCCGGAGAAAAACCCGATAGGTCAGGTGCTGCGCATGAACAACCAGTTTAACGTGAAAGTAACCGGCGTTTACGAATCCTTTCCCGCCAACTCTCACATGCACCCCGATTTTCTGGTATCATTTAATACTCTGGAAGACAGCACTATTTACGGCAAGCAAAACTTACTCACCAATTGGGGCAATAACTCCTTTAATACTTATTTACTGTTACCAAAAGAGTACCCCATAGAAAACATGCAGGCTCAGTTTCCGGCTTTTATCGACCGCCACATGACCGAAGAAAGTGATGGACAAGTAAAGCCTTCGTCGTGGACCAAACTGTTTCTCCAGAAACTTACCGATATTCATTTGCGATCGCACCTGGATTCAGAATTGGAGCCGAATGGCAATATTACCAACGTGTATTTATTTTCGGCAGTAGCGTTGTTTATTTTGCTTATTGCCTGTATTAATTTCATGAATTTATCAACGGCCCGTTCTTCTTTGCGGGCGAAAGAAATTGGTTTGCGCAAAGTAATGGGTGCTACCCAGCCCAATTTAATCCGGCAGTTTTTAAGCGAATCGTTGCTGTTTGCCTTTCTGGCGGTGATAATTGCGTTGGTACTTACCCGGCTAACCTTGCCGTTCCTAAACCGGTTTTTAGACAAAGAACTAAGCTTTACTTTCGGCAATGGTTGGCTAATGATAGTAATTATGTTCGGGCTGGCCTTGCTGGTAGGTTTGTTCGCGGGCTCCTACCCTGCCCTGTTTTTATCTTCGTTTCAGCCGGTTAAAGTATTAAAAGGCACCTTAACCGTAGGGCGCAATTCGGTGTCGCTGCGCAAAACGCTGGTAGTGCTGCAATTTGCTATTTCGGTGGTGTTATTGGTGAGTACAGCTATTGTGTACAAGCAATTAAGCTATTGCCGAAATATTACTTTAGGCTTCGATAAAGAACATATTGTTACCATAAATTACACCAGCGAACTTAACGAACGGTACAGTGCTTTCCGAAACGAGGTGTTATCCAATGGCGTGGTAACTCAGGTGGGGCGGTCTATTGGCGTGCCTTCTGATCGTTTGTTAAATTCCATGGGTACGCTCCGGATTCAGAAAGAAGATTCACTGGCTCCCTCGCCGGTTTCTTTTCAATATTTGGGCATCGACGATCAGTTCATTGATACTTACCGGATAAAATTAATAGCCGGCCGTAATTTTGATCCCCGTACCTATCCTACCGACGATTCTATGGCTTTTATTTTGAACGAAGCCGGAATGAAAATGCTGGGCTTTACCCATCCGCAGGACGCGTTGGGCCGGAACGTTGAATACGGTAATCGCAAAGGTAAGCTGGTAGGCGTGCTCCAAGATTTTCATTTTGAATCGATGCACGAAAAGATAAAACCCCTAGTTTTCATCATGTCGCAAGGCGATGGTTATAACGATCTTTCTTTTAAAATTAAGGGCAATCAATTGCCTGAAGGCTTAGCGCACATTGAGAAAACGTGGCAACAATTTTTACCGCACCGGCCGTTTGAATATACATTTCTGGACGAAAAATTTGGCCGCTTGTACGAAACCGAGCAACGTCTAGGAACCCTATTTACCCTTTTCTCCGGTATTGCTATTTTAATTGCCTGCCTTGGCTTGTTTGGTTTAGCTTCTTTCGCCATTGAACAGCGCACCAAAGAAATTGGCATCCGCAAAGTATTAGGCGCTTCGGTTGCCGGAATTGTATCGCTGCTTTCCAAAGATTTCCTGAAACTGGTATTGGTAGCAAATATTCTGGCCTGGCCTATTGCCTGGTACGGCATGCATAAGTGGCTCCAGGATTTTGCTTATCGTACACCTATTACGTGGTGGACATTTGCCCTGGCTATGGTGCTGGCAGTTATTATTGCTTTAATTACCGTTTCGTTTCACGCCTTAAAAGCAGCGGGCAGTAACCCAATAAAAGCCCTACGCAGCGAATAA
- a CDS encoding pentapeptide repeat-containing protein: MKSLVSVLLIIIIVSGRVVAQTKVAAADILAQVNRGEAVTYKNAEITGNLDLTQLANKKLKKFADEDNDRSTKEYISTVTAPLTFSNCTFTGKVLAYYNPDQGIMYFNNNDKKNEIYNTNFDKAVRFENCTFEQEATFKYSQFKEGISFASSQFKDEAFFKYTKFEQAPDFSKVKFNDGAVFKYVHFPAGTNFSQAVFTEDADFKYAKFTGNTNFEKAQFNGLANFKYADFSDDVKLQGIAFNGTKDFKYTQLGGRKFSEVVSGEKNK, encoded by the coding sequence ATGAAAAGTTTAGTGTCTGTTCTCTTAATCATTATTATTGTTTCGGGCCGGGTAGTAGCCCAAACAAAAGTAGCCGCTGCCGATATTTTGGCACAGGTAAACCGCGGTGAGGCCGTAACTTACAAAAACGCCGAAATAACCGGTAACCTCGACCTGACTCAACTGGCCAACAAAAAATTGAAAAAATTTGCAGATGAGGACAATGACCGCTCCACGAAAGAATACATCAGCACCGTTACCGCTCCGCTAACATTCTCGAACTGCACCTTTACGGGCAAAGTACTGGCTTATTATAATCCGGACCAAGGCATCATGTACTTTAATAATAACGACAAGAAAAACGAAATTTATAATACCAATTTTGATAAAGCGGTACGCTTTGAGAACTGTACTTTTGAGCAGGAAGCTACTTTTAAATATAGCCAGTTTAAAGAGGGAATTTCATTTGCCAGCAGTCAATTTAAAGACGAAGCTTTCTTTAAATACACCAAGTTTGAGCAGGCTCCGGATTTTAGTAAAGTAAAGTTTAACGATGGTGCCGTATTTAAATACGTGCATTTCCCGGCAGGCACTAATTTTAGTCAGGCAGTATTTACCGAGGATGCGGATTTTAAATACGCTAAGTTTACGGGTAACACCAATTTTGAAAAGGCCCAATTTAACGGTTTAGCAAACTTTAAATACGCCGATTTCTCCGACGATGTAAAACTACAAGGCATTGCCTTTAACGGAACCAAAGATTTTAAATACACCCAACTGGGCGGCCGCAAATTCAGTGAGGTAGTATCGGGAGAAAAAAATAAGTAA